In Cyclobacteriaceae bacterium, the DNA window AAAACACGGTTTGATTGATATATCCAAACGCGTGAATGATCCGGCATAGTTTCAAAAGGAAAAAACATTCTTGTTCAATTAAAAGATTCCTTACAACACAAACTCAACTACTTCTTCATAAGAACTCACGCTTCGATTAAAATGTTCCCGTTCATCTCGGCGGGAATTGGTACCTGTAATATTTTCAAAATTGTAGGAGCGAGATCCCCCAGCTTACCATCTTTTATTTTACCCTTGTATTCGTCATCAACAAAAATACAGGGAACAAGATTGGTGGTATGAGCTGTGTTTGGTGAACCATCTTCGTTTAGCATTAACTCGGCATTTCCGTGATCAGCAATAACGATAACAGAGTATCCATTCTTTCTCGCAACTTCAGTTACCGCCTCATTACACTGATCCACAACTTCCACAGCCTTTACAGCAGCTTCAAACACACCTGTATGTCCAACCATGTCCGGATTGGCAAAGTTCAAACAGATGAAATCAACTTCTTTCTTTTCCAGCTCAGGAATGATCTTGTCTCGAATGTCTGCTGCACTCATTTCAGGTTTAAGATCATAGGTTGCCACTTTTGGTGATGGACAAAGGATCCTGCTCTCTCCTGTAAATGCTTCCTCACGGCCACCGTTAAAGAAAAAAGTTACGTGAGGATATTTTTCCGTTTCAGCAATTCGGATTTGCTTTTTGCCGGCGCGTGCAATCACTTCGCCTAAAGTGTTAAGCAAATTGTCTTTATCGAAGATCACCTTTACATTTTGAAAGGAATCATCATAATTTGCCATCGTTACATAGTAGAGATTCAGTTTCTTCATTCCCTGTTCTGGAAAATCAGATTGTGTCAATACCTCTGTGATCTCTCTTCCCCGATCAGTACGGAAATTGAAACAGATAACAACATCACCTTCCTGAATCACAGCAATAGGATTTCCAGAAGCGTCTGCTGCTACTACAGGCTTAATGAACTCATCAGTTACACCTGCATCATAATTTTTCTTTACGGCGTCAATAACATTTGTTGATTTTTCGCCTATACCTTTTACCATCAGATCGTAAGCAAGCTTCACGCGTTCCCATCTCTTATCGCGATCCATTGCATAGTAACGACCGATCACACTCGCAATCTTGCCTGTGGTTTTATTGAGATGATTTTGAAGATCGGTCAAATAGGCTACTCCACCTTTGGGATCTGTATCACGGCCATCCGTAAAGGCATGGATAAAAAGCTTTGTAATATTATTGTTATGAGCGATGGTACATAAACCTTCAAGATGTTTTATATGAGAGTGAACACCGCCATCTGATAAAAGTCCAATTAAATGAACAGCCTTATTATTTGCTTTGGCATATTTCAAAGCATCGATTAAGACTGCATTAGCGTCCAGTTCTTTATCATCTACAGCTTTATTGATCTTGACGAGATCCTGATAGACAATACGTCCCGCGCCGATGTTCATGTGACCCACTTCAGAGTTACCCATCTGTCCGGCCGGAAGACCTACTGCAAGTCCGGAAGCTTCCAGCTTACTGTGGGGATATTTTGTAAAAAGAGAATTCATATAAGGAGTCTTCGCGTGATCTACCGCAGAGACTTTTTTGTTTGTTGCGATCCCCCAGCCATCCAGAATCATCAGCAGCACTTTCCTGTTCATAAGTGAAATTTAGCTGTAAATATAGCGTTGAGTTGATGGATTTTATGCCCGGAAGGCCCATCTTGGCAGGGAGAATTTAATGGCATACTTTTGGACGGAAATAGATCAATGAAGCATTTAGCTATTTTGTGGGGGTTGTTTTTGTTGTCAGGATCACCCGTTCAGGCGCAATCGGAGATTTTTAATCCTATGAAGGATGCTATTAAGGTCAGCGATGCTGCGGCCCTGGTAAAGTCGTTTGCTCCATCCGTAGACATAAATCTTGAAGGAAATATCAACGCATATAGTAAGGCTCAATCTGAATTCGTTTTAAAAGAATTCTTCAAAAAACATCCTGTTACTGATTTCAGCATTGTTCACATGGGTGCATCCAAAGGAGGACTTCAGTTTTCAATCGGACGCTATATCAGCGGTACTGATACTTATAGTGTATTGATCCGTGTTCGTCAGGTGGGTGAGGAATATCTTGTCCAGCAGATATCTTTTGTAAAAGAGTAAAGCTCTTCGAAGTGATGTTCATCTAATATGTATCCCCCCTACATCACTTCAGATTCACTGAAAAAGTTTATTCAATCCGCGCTGGTGGAAGATATTGGTGATGGAGATCATTCAGCCTTGGGTGCAATACCTGAAAACACAAAAGCCAAGGCAAGGTTATTAATAAAAGACAACGGTTTGTTGGCAGGTGTCGAGCTTGCTGAAAGGATCTTTTATGAAGTTGATCCTTCACTTAAAATGGAAATCTTCAAAATGGATGGTGATAACGTGGCAAAGGGGGAAGTTGCCTTTACTGTTGAGGGTTCTGCCAGATCACTTTTATCTGCTGAAAGACTTGTCCTGAATTGCATGCAAAGAATGAGTGGCATCGCAACGTACACTCAAAAGCTTTGCCGCCTGATCGAAGGAACAAGCGCTCAATTGATGGACACACGAAAGACAACTCCGAATTTCAGGATGATGGAAAAGTGGGCTGTTCTTATTGGTGGTGGAATAAACCATCGCTTTGCTCTTTATAGTATGATAATGCTAAAAGACAATCACATGGATATGGCCGGAGGAATAAAAGCGGCAATCGGAAATACGAAAGAGTACTTGAAAAACACCGGCAGAAATCTCCGGATTGAAGTTGAGACACGAAATCTTGATGAAGTGAAAGAGGTACTGGCGGTTGGTGGAATTGACATTATTATGCTTGACAACATGAATATTGAGCAAATGAAATCTGCCGTAAAGCTCATTGATGGAAAGTACAAAACTGAAGCAAGTGGCGGGATCACAGAAGAAACTCTCAGGAATGTGGCTGAGTGTGGCGTCGATTATATCTCAGTGGGAGCATTGACACACTCCGTGAAAAGTATGGACCTTAGCCTTAAAGTGATCAATTCCCAGTAGGCGGATTGCCAGCAGGCTGTTAACTTTGCGGCCCATTCGAATTGAACTATGATTATTAAGACCAAGAATTATCGCCTCGATAAGCAACAATACATCAAAATGGCGCTGAAAAGCATTCTTTTGAAAATGTGGTGGGCGATTCCTATTGCTGTAGCGATCTGCCTTCTTTACTTGTGGATTCCAAGCTTCTGGTGGATTGCAGGGGGAGTGTTGGCCTATGGATTATTTGTACTTTTCTGGCTCATCCAGTTCTACGGTGTTACTCAGCTCGAGCAGGGGAAAATGCTTTTCGAGAAATTTTCATATGAGATCAACAGTCAGCAGATATTAATGAAACTTAATGCCCGTGAAGGGATGCCGCTGAAGTGGGGTCAGATTCAGCGTGCTGAGGTTGGGAAGGATTACTATTTACTTTTTGTCAACAAAGCGCAACTGATTCACCTCCCTTTCAAGATATTCAACACAGACAATGAACGTAAATTCCTCACAAGTATTCTGAGGACAAAAGGTCTGATAAAGTAACAACTCAAACCTTGATTTCCGACTCACATCGTTGGATATTTAAGGTATGATTGAGGCAGACGATTCACAACCCAGGAGAAAGAAAATTTATACTCCTGCTGCTGCCTTTGAAAAAATCTCAAACTATTGTGCTTATCAGGAACGTTCGCACAAAGAAGTTCGTAACAAACTTTATGAGTATGGATTGCATCGTGGCGACGTAGATGAGATATTATCACGACTCATCACCGATGGTTTCCTGAATGAAGAACGTTTCGCCAAAGCATTTGCAGGTGGAAAGTTTCGAATGAAGAAGTGGGGGCGAAATAAAATTGTCCATGAACTGGAAGCAAAGGGTGTTACTTCCCGATGTATTCAAAAAGGTCTTCTCGAAATTGAAAATGCGGAATACTCAAAAACTCTTCGGGTGCTTCTGAAAAAGAAATTTGATCAGACTAAAGACGAAAATCTCTTCAAAAGACGTGATAAAACAGCCCGCTTCGCAATTGGAAAGGGATACGAATCAGAACTGGTTTGGGGAATTCTAAAGGAAATTTCAGCCCCTTAACCCAATTTGTAAGGGACGCGACAAAGAGTTTTGGTGATTCAACCGAACTTTGATCTCATACGTTAAGTGTAAAAAAAATTTGAATATGAAATTGGCTGGACTGGTGCTGGTATTTGCTATCGCAGGTGGAACTTTTGCTTTCGCACAGAGCGATGATGCACGAAAGAAGAATTTTAATGTAAAAAAGACCATTGCTATTGAGGGCTATGATCCGGTAAGCTATTTTGACAACAGACCTTTGGAAGGCGAATCAGATATAAAAACAGAGTATAAGGGCATAACATATCTTTTTGCCTCAACGGCTAACCTCAACAAATTCAAAGCCTCTCCGGAAAAATACGAACCTGCATATGGTGGGTGGTGTGCATTCGCAATGGGTGAAAACGGTGAGAAAGTTAAGATTGATCCGGAAACCTATAAGATCATGGACGGGAAGCTTTATCTCTTTTATAATTTCTGGGGGAACAATACCCTGACAGATTGGAATAAAAGTGAGAAGAGCCTGAAGGCAAAAGGGGATCAGAACTGGAAGAAATTTATACCATAAAACCAGTGAGGGCGGACCATCGTATATCGTCTTATTTTCCACTATTTTTGTAAATCTATACACTTATGCAGCTTTCAAACGCCTGTACAAGCATTCTTAATCAACTTGAAGACATCCTTCGCCAATTGGACGAAGCAGACTTTACGCGTCCTTCAGCGTCCTTAAGTAAGTCTACGATCGGACAGCACATTCGTCACACTCTGGAGTTCTTCCTATGCCTTGAAGAGGGATTTAAAATAGGAGTAGTTAATTATGATAAACGGGCTCATGATAAACTGATTGAGACCGATAAGTTTATTGCACTTAATGCTATTCAAAGAATTGGTGATTTTATCATCAATCAAAAACATGACCATGCACTTAAGTTAGAAGTTGGCTATGAACGCGATAGCGAAGAATGCCTATCGATTCAAACCAATTACTTTCGTGAGCTTACGTATAATATTGAGCATGCCGTTCATCATATGGCAATCATGAAAATTGGCCTTCGGGAAGTTGCGCCATATGTCACCTTTCCTTCTGATTTTGGAGTTGCCATCAGTACCATTCGACATCAGGAAGCAATGGTGATTGTTGCAGAGTCAGAATGAGTTTCATTTCTAAAATCACCAACAGCAATTTTTTTATTAAAGTAAGAAGCTGGGAGTATTGGCCGTTTGGAATACTTCAGGCCCCCATATTTCCATATTGGCTTTGGCTTTCCCTTAAGTCAAGATCAATTGTGTATTTCTCTGCATCAAATCCTGGTATTCTGATGGGAGGTATGTTCGGTGAATCCAAATTTGATGTTCTTGAGTTGGTGCCTGCGGCTTATAAACCCCGCACGATATTGATTAAGCTTCCAAACACAACCGAGAAAGTTTTACATCAGCTCCGTGAAAACGGACTAAACTTTCCTTTGATCTTTAAACCCGATCTTGGGGAACGTGGCTGGATGGTTAGAAAAATCAAGAACATTCAGGATGTTGAAAAATACCTTTCGGAAATAAAGATTGAATTCCTCGCTCAGGAATTGGTAGAGCTTCCTCTGGAGTTCGGTGTTTTTTATGTTCGATATCCAATTGAGGCATCTGGCAAAGTCACTTCTATTGTAGGAAAGGAAATGCTTTTTGTAAAAGGTGATGGAAAAAAAACATTGAAAGAGCTGATGCTTGAAAAAGAACGAGCGAAGCTTCAATGGAAAACCCTGAAAGTTGTTTATGAGAACAAACTGGCAGAAGTCATTCCCGCAGGTGAGAAAGTTGAATTAGTCTCCATTGGGAATCATTGCCTTGGCACGAAATTTTTAAATGAGAATCATCTTATCACAGACAAACTTTCAGCTTCGTTTGACCACATCAGTAAGCAAATTGAGGGTTTTTACTTTGGTAGATTTGATTTGCGAGCAGCAACGCTCGAGGATCTTGAAAATGGAAATGTGAGAATTTTAGAACTTAATGGATGTGGGGCAGAGCCGGCACATATTTATGATCCTCGGTTTTCATTCTTTAGAGCAGTAGGAGTGTTGTGGAAACATTGGAGTGATATTTACAGGATAAGTTCAGAGAATCATAAGAAAGGTGTTGCGTATATTTCATTTCGGGAAGCAAAAAACATTTATAAAAAATTCAAAGCACTGACGACCCCTTCTTAGATCATGGCTTACGTAACTGCTTTTTTACTTGGTTTTTTTTTCAGTTTCATTGGCTCGATACCTCCCGGCACTCTCAACCTTACGGTTTTACAGTTAGGCCTCGAGAAAAGAATTCAGACCGCACTACGATTCTCTCTCGCCGTGGCAATAGTAGAATATCCTTACGCCTGGATTGGTGTTCATTTTGAATATCTTATTTCTTCTTCACCTATTATCGTTCAACATTTTGAATTGATTGCAGCGGCAGTTATGCTGGCTCTTGCGGTTTTCAATTTATTACCAGACAGAAAACCAACAGGTTTTGCAAAGAAATTCAGCGAAAGCGGATTTCGAAGAGGCCTTGTTCTAAGTATTCTCAATCCAATGGCAATTCCCTATTGGATGGCCTTTACAGCATATATGAAATTGCATGGATGGATAGAGCTAAGCTCTCCATTGATGCTTCATGTTTATGTTTTTGGAACAGCGTTAGGTGCAATGGCTCTATTGTCACTTTTAATATTCTTTGCGAATAGACTGGCACCTTATGTTCAGGGCAGCAAATGGGTAAAGATCATTCCAGGATTGGTACTGTTAGCCCTTGGATTGTATGCCCTTTTCAGATATTTCTTTATCTGATTACTTGAGACGAATGGTTTGCTTATAGCGATGACAGTCGACGAGGTGATCATTGACCAAACCGCAAGCCTGCATGTGAGCATAGATAACGGTGCTGCCCACAAACTTGAATCCCCTTTTTATCAAATCCTTACTCAGCGCATCTGATTCTTTTGAGGTAGGCCTGATCTCACCAAGATGTTTTGGCTTATTGATGATTGGCTTTCCGTTTACAAACTGCCAGATGTAGCGATCAAAGCTTCCGAATTCTTTCTGAACCTCCAGAAATCGTTTTGCATTATTGACAGTGGCCATCACCTTCAGTCGGTTGCGCACAATGGAAGGATCCAGTAGAATCTTCTCAATTCGTGCGGGTGTGAATTTAGAAACCTTCACTGCATCAAAGTTTGCAAAATTCTTGCTGTACCCCTCGCGCTTGTTGAGAATGGTTGACCAACTCAAACCCGCTTGTGCTCCTTCTAAAACAAGAAACTCAAAATGAGTTTTATCATCATGAACAGGTACGCCCCATTCTTCATCATGATAACGCACATACTTTTCGAATTTAAGACACCAGGGGCATCGGAATTTTTTGTCGTCCATAGTATTAAAAAACCAAGTTAAAGAATTCACTTCAACAGCCTATCTTAGAGAAAAAATAGATCATGAAAACATTTTTGATACTTTGCCTTCTGGGTCTTATTACAACATTCTCATTTGCACAAAAATCAGATGTTGAAAAAAAGTTAAAGGAACTTG includes these proteins:
- the nadC gene encoding carboxylating nicotinate-nucleotide diphosphorylase, with the translated sequence MYPPYITSDSLKKFIQSALVEDIGDGDHSALGAIPENTKAKARLLIKDNGLLAGVELAERIFYEVDPSLKMEIFKMDGDNVAKGEVAFTVEGSARSLLSAERLVLNCMQRMSGIATYTQKLCRLIEGTSAQLMDTRKTTPNFRMMEKWAVLIGGGINHRFALYSMIMLKDNHMDMAGGIKAAIGNTKEYLKNTGRNLRIEVETRNLDEVKEVLAVGGIDIIMLDNMNIEQMKSAVKLIDGKYKTEASGGITEETLRNVAECGVDYISVGALTHSVKSMDLSLKVINSQ
- a CDS encoding YcxB family protein → MIIKTKNYRLDKQQYIKMALKSILLKMWWAIPIAVAICLLYLWIPSFWWIAGGVLAYGLFVLFWLIQFYGVTQLEQGKMLFEKFSYEINSQQILMKLNAREGMPLKWGQIQRAEVGKDYYLLFVNKAQLIHLPFKIFNTDNERKFLTSILRTKGLIK
- a CDS encoding 2,3-bisphosphoglycerate-independent phosphoglycerate mutase, whose translation is MNRKVLLMILDGWGIATNKKVSAVDHAKTPYMNSLFTKYPHSKLEASGLAVGLPAGQMGNSEVGHMNIGAGRIVYQDLVKINKAVDDKELDANAVLIDALKYAKANNKAVHLIGLLSDGGVHSHIKHLEGLCTIAHNNNITKLFIHAFTDGRDTDPKGGVAYLTDLQNHLNKTTGKIASVIGRYYAMDRDKRWERVKLAYDLMVKGIGEKSTNVIDAVKKNYDAGVTDEFIKPVVAADASGNPIAVIQEGDVVICFNFRTDRGREITEVLTQSDFPEQGMKKLNLYYVTMANYDDSFQNVKVIFDKDNLLNTLGEVIARAGKKQIRIAETEKYPHVTFFFNGGREEAFTGESRILCPSPKVATYDLKPEMSAADIRDKIIPELEKKEVDFICLNFANPDMVGHTGVFEAAVKAVEVVDQCNEAVTEVARKNGYSVIVIADHGNAELMLNEDGSPNTAHTTNLVPCIFVDDEYKGKIKDGKLGDLAPTILKILQVPIPAEMNGNILIEA
- a CDS encoding DinB family protein → MQLSNACTSILNQLEDILRQLDEADFTRPSASLSKSTIGQHIRHTLEFFLCLEEGFKIGVVNYDKRAHDKLIETDKFIALNAIQRIGDFIINQKHDHALKLEVGYERDSEECLSIQTNYFRELTYNIEHAVHHMAIMKIGLREVAPYVTFPSDFGVAISTIRHQEAMVIVAESE
- a CDS encoding DUF4783 domain-containing protein codes for the protein MKHLAILWGLFLLSGSPVQAQSEIFNPMKDAIKVSDAAALVKSFAPSVDINLEGNINAYSKAQSEFVLKEFFKKHPVTDFSIVHMGASKGGLQFSIGRYISGTDTYSVLIRVRQVGEEYLVQQISFVKE
- a CDS encoding DNA-3-methyladenine glycosylase I, whose protein sequence is MDDKKFRCPWCLKFEKYVRYHDEEWGVPVHDDKTHFEFLVLEGAQAGLSWSTILNKREGYSKNFANFDAVKVSKFTPARIEKILLDPSIVRNRLKVMATVNNAKRFLEVQKEFGSFDRYIWQFVNGKPIINKPKHLGEIRPTSKESDALSKDLIKRGFKFVGSTVIYAHMQACGLVNDHLVDCHRYKQTIRLK
- a CDS encoding LysE family transporter, with translation MAYVTAFLLGFFFSFIGSIPPGTLNLTVLQLGLEKRIQTALRFSLAVAIVEYPYAWIGVHFEYLISSSPIIVQHFELIAAAVMLALAVFNLLPDRKPTGFAKKFSESGFRRGLVLSILNPMAIPYWMAFTAYMKLHGWIELSSPLMLHVYVFGTALGAMALLSLLIFFANRLAPYVQGSKWVKIIPGLVLLALGLYALFRYFFI
- a CDS encoding RecX family transcriptional regulator — encoded protein: MIEADDSQPRRKKIYTPAAAFEKISNYCAYQERSHKEVRNKLYEYGLHRGDVDEILSRLITDGFLNEERFAKAFAGGKFRMKKWGRNKIVHELEAKGVTSRCIQKGLLEIENAEYSKTLRVLLKKKFDQTKDENLFKRRDKTARFAIGKGYESELVWGILKEISAP
- a CDS encoding YHS domain-containing protein; the protein is MKLAGLVLVFAIAGGTFAFAQSDDARKKNFNVKKTIAIEGYDPVSYFDNRPLEGESDIKTEYKGITYLFASTANLNKFKASPEKYEPAYGGWCAFAMGENGEKVKIDPETYKIMDGKLYLFYNFWGNNTLTDWNKSEKSLKAKGDQNWKKFIP